In Gossypium arboreum isolate Shixiya-1 chromosome 5, ASM2569848v2, whole genome shotgun sequence, a single genomic region encodes these proteins:
- the LOC108453331 gene encoding RNA polymerase II degradation factor 1, with protein MESPPPPPAAAPPLSTTTTTTAAATAPPATYPDSIDSSPRSRNTDSWDDPALPTTLHPKLRLMCSYGGTIVPRPHDKSLCYVGGDTRMVVVDRHTSLASLHHRLSLSLLRGCPFTLKYQLPSEDLDSLISVTTDEDLENMIDEYDRTCSQTTSSSKSSRIRLFLFPLNPDGTLTSSHSIGPIINNSTKSDEWFLNALNGSGLLNRGFSDPTTNVNLLGLDDDRQGNVVEVGLKDEGSGSQKNMNSKGQDVHSVPDSPMLETTSSFGSTSSSPSLANLPPIRVHVEDQKEHKVGIEEQFAQFTVTATSAAATGGAGGAVKQQDEVFAAMSMPPPMPAGIAASGGGVGLNPGVVPGEYLNRGLSDDERSDHGVPVGYRKTQTPVIQPQGLPLQNQQKYSSGQDLASPDSISSDGSFTNPLSRQKPVIYQDPVVQIPSGVNRIPANTVDPKLNISDPNSIGRVQIQQQVQDSGYVLQQPQFDQQQQPQQQQQQQQQQQQFLHAAGAPHYIHHHQSGAVPISAYYPVYPSQQQHHHHQTQIDQQYPLYYLSSRQPQAYNMPVQQPSINEAPTGIPSSRPQTPSNPTMAPTHVAYNPMRNAPLAKPEMTAAAGVYRTTNTGNPQLVQVQNSQHQQQYAGYSQIHHASQSVAPTSGTAAPYAYEFTDPTHAQMYYTQPMAPNMPPQYQTMTAVVLPDAPTQLPTDNIKPQIRTSQPI; from the exons ATGGAATCCCCGCCTCCGCCACCCGCGGCAGCTCCTCCTCtttccaccaccaccaccactacTGCAGCCGCCACCGCTCCCCCCGCCACCTATCCCGACTCCATAGACTCTTCCCCTCGCTCCCGCAACACGGACTCATGGGACGACCCTGCTCTtcccactacactccacccaaaGCTCCGCCTCATGTGCAGCTATGGTGGCACCATCGTCCCTCGCCCCCATGACAAATCCTTATGTTACGTCGGCGGTGACACTCGTATGGTTGTTGTTGATCGCCACACTTCCCTCGCTTCCCTACACCACCGCCTCTCCCTTTCTCTTCTCCGCGGCTGCCCTTTTACTCTCAAGTACCAACTTCCCTCCGAAGACCTCGATTCTCTCATCTCCGTTACAACTGATGAAGACCTCGAGAACATGATCGATGAATACGACCGAACTTGTTCCCAAACGACGTCGTCCAGCAAGTCCTCTCGTATTCGCCTCTTTCTTTTCCCTCTCAATCCCGACGGAACCCTAACGTCTTCTCATTCAATTGGGCCCATTATTAACAATTCCACCAAGTCCGATGAGTGGTTCCTTAACGCGTTGAATGGGTCCGGGTTGTTGAACCGAGGGTTTTCGGATCCCACGACCAACGTCAATTTGTTGGGTTTGGATGATGATCGTCAGGGCAACGTTGTTGAAGTTGGTTTGAAAGATGAAGGGAGTGGGAGCCAAAAGAATATGAATTCCAAAGGTCAAGATGTTCACTCCGTTCCTGATTCTCCTATGCTTGAAACCACTTCTTCTTTTGGTTCtacttcttcttctccttcgCTTGCTAACTTGCCTCCGATCCGGGTCCACGTTGAGGATCAGAAAGAGCATAAAGTGGGAATCGAGGAACAGTTTGCTCAATTTACTGTGACTGCTACTTCTGCTGCTGCTACTGGTGGTGCTGGTGGTGCAGTGAAGCAACAGGATGAAGTATTTGCGGCTATGTCGATGCCGCCACCGATGCCTGCCGGCATCGCTGCTTCTGGTGGTGGGGTGGGCTTGAATCCGGGAGTGGTTCCTGGGGAGTATTTGAATCGGGGTCTTTCCGATGATGAGAGATCGGATCATGGGGTTCCTGTGGGATATAGGAAAACACAAACTCCAGTGATTCAGCCTCAGGGTTTACCTCTTCAGAATCAACAGAAGTATAGCAGTGGTCAAGATTTGGCTTCTCCAGATTCCATCTCAAG TGACGGTAGTTTTACAAATCCATTATCACGCCAAAAGCCTGTGATTTATCAAGACCCAGTTGTTCAAATCCCATCTGGGGTTAACAGGATTCCTGCAAACACTGTCGATCCAAAGCTTAATATCTCTGATCCGAACTCAATTGGCCGAGTTCAGATACAACAACAAGTTCAGGATTCTGGTTATGTATTGCAGCAACCACAATTCGATCAACAGCAACAACCAcaacagcagcagcagcagcagcagcagcagcagcagttcTTGCATGCTGCTGGTGCACCGCATTACATTCATCATCACCAGTCTGGGGCAGTGCCAATCTCAGCTTATTATCCTGTATATCCTTCCCAACAGCAACATCACCATCATCAAACACAGATTGATCAGCAATATCCCCTGTACTATTTGTCCTCGAGGCAGCCTCAAGCTTACAACATGCCTGTCCAGCAACCTAGCATTAATGAAGCCCCCACAGGGATCCCATCGAGCCGGCCGCAGACTCCTTCCAATCCTACCATGGCTCCTACTCATGTAGCATACAACCCTATGAGAAATGCTCCTCTTGCTAAACCTGAAATGACTGCTGCTGCTGGTGTATACAGAACAACAAATACTGGTAACCCACAACTGGTTCAAGTGCAAAACAGCCAGCATCAACAACAATATGCGGGTTATTCTCAGATTCATCATGCATCACAATCTGTTGCACCTACCTCCGGCACGGCTGCCCCATATGCATATGAATTCACTGATCCAACTCATGCTCAAATGTATTACACTCAGCCTATGGCACCCAACATGCCTCCTCAGTACCAAACCATGACTGCAGTAGTCTTGCCAGATGCACCCACGCAACTTCCGACTGACAACATCAAGCCACAGATCAGAACTTCACAGCCAATATAG